In Silene latifolia isolate original U9 population chromosome X, ASM4854445v1, whole genome shotgun sequence, the following proteins share a genomic window:
- the LOC141618474 gene encoding phosphatidylinositol 4-kinase gamma 3-like has translation MSMASVALSPISNDALTIRSFLLGQHGCLVDESIRIYLTVGGSVVPIRVLGSETVASVKLRIQNRKGFFIKNQKLVFDGRELARNNSRVWEYGLADGTVLHLVLRLSDLQAITVKTVCGKEFEFHVERSRNVGYLKKQIAEKGNDLLDLKDQELICDGEELQDQCQIKKYCRNNDSVIHLLVRKSAKVRAKPVDNDFELWILASDPNAKEANGEEKGVRRWEMQPDNPMGSLSKHICRDLILEPLTINPKIELPLVVRHLIRTTFSGLYGGNQPVRSSEGCGGAYFMFDSSGQEYISVFKPVDEEPMAMNNPNGLPESKDGEGLKKGTHVGEGAIREVAAYILDHPRTGPRSVYHANRGFSGVPPTTMVKCLHGSFHHPDGYDGSTENLKIGSLQMYMKNIGSCEEMGPSAFPIEEVHKISVLDIRLANADRHAGNILVNRDNDGQISLIPIDHGYCLPSKLEDCTFDWLYWPQARQPYSIETLEYIKSLDVEEDIKLLKLHGWELPPDCARLFRVSTMLLKKGAQRGLSPFAIGSMMCRETLKKESVIELIIQEAEEAMDSGSNGTTFLEAVASLMDRHLDELPSPNP, from the exons ATGTCGATGGCAAGTGTTGCTCTTAGTCCAATTTCCAATGATGCATTGACCATTAGGAGCTTTCTTTTGGGCCAACATGGATGTTTGGTAGATGAATCGATCCGAATATACTTGACAGTGGGTGGATCAGTTGTTCCAATTCGTGTACTGGGGTCTGAAACTGTTGCTTCTGTGAAGCTGAGGATTCAAAACCGTAAAGGCTTCTTTATAAAGAATCAGAAGCTGGTTTTTGATGGGCGAGAACTAGCTCGGAACAATTCCCGGGTTTGGGAATACGGGTTAGCTGATGGGACTGTTCTGCATTTGGTCCTCCGCCTATCAGATCTGCAGGCTATTACTGTCAAGACTGTGTGTGGGAAGGAATTTGAATTCCACGTTGAGAGGAGTCGAAATGTTGGGTACTTGAAGAAGCAGATTGCCGAGAAAGGCAATGACCTGCTTGACCTAAAAGATCAAGAATTGATTTGTGATGGAGAGGAGCTCCAGGATCAATGCCAAATTAAGAAGTATTGTAGAAACAATGATTCCGTCATTCACTTACTGGTTCGAAAGTCTGCCAAAGTCAGAGCTAAGCCTGTTGACAATGATTTCGAATTGTGGATTTTGGCTTCTGATCCAAATGCAAAAGAAGCTaatggagaagagaagggtgtGCGCCGATGGGAGATGCAACCTGATAATCCTATGGGTTCGCTCTCTAAGCACATCTGTAGAGATTTAATTTTAGAACCGTTGACTATTAACCCTAAGATTGAGCTTCCACTAGTAGTTAGACATCTAATTAGAACTACTTTTAGTGGGTTGTATGGAGGTAATCAGCCAGTGAGGTCTTCCGAGGGCTGTGGAGGAGCTTATTTCATGTTCGATTCTTCTGGTCAAGAATATATCTCTGTATTCAAGCCTGTGGACGAGGAGCCAATGGCCATGAACAACCCAAATGGTTTACCAGAGTCAAAGGATGGCGAGGGACTGAAGAAGGGAACTCATGTGGGTGAAGGTGCTATTCGTGAAGTTGCAGCTTACATTTTGGATCATCCTCGGACTGGTCCACGTTCCGTATATCATGCTAATAGAGGATTTTCTGGGGTCCCGCCTACTACTATGGTGAAGTGTTTACACGGCAGTTTCCATCATCCTGATGGGTATGATGGATCCACTGAAAATTTGAAGATTGGGTCATTACAGATGTATATGAAGAACATTGGGAGTTGCGAGGAGATGGGTCCCAGTGCTTTTCCTATTGAGGAGGTACATAAGATATCGGTTTTGGATATTAGGTTGGCCAATGCTGATAGACATGCTGGTAATATCCTGGTTAATCGAGATAATGACGGTCAAATCAGTCTGATTCCAATCGATCATGGATACTGTCTGCCAAGCAAG TTAGAGGACTGCACATTTGACTGGCTCTATTGGCCTCAAGCCCGTCAGCCATACTCTATTGAGACCCTCGAATACATAAAATCCCTTGATGTTGAAGAAGACATTAAGCTCCTGAAACTCCATGGATGGGAGTTACCACCTGATTGTGCTCGACTATTTCGAGTTTCCACCATGCTCTTGAAGAAAGGCGCTCAGAGAGGACTTTCCCCCTTTGCCATTGGAAGTATGATGTGCCGTGAAACCTTGAAGAAAGAGTCTGTGATCGAGCTGATCATCCAAGAAGCCGAGGAAGCTATGGACTCCGGATCTAACGGAACCACATTTCTGGAAGCTGTTGCCTCTCTCATGGATCGCCACCTTGACGAGCTGCCTTCACCAAACCCATGA
- the LOC141621911 gene encoding putative pectate lyase 22 produces the protein ICRDLELCRNNLTGNPIDDCWRYDRHWAKNRQDLAKCSIGFGRRAKGGFNGSIYVVTDPRDDRHNPQVGTLRYGAMQDRPLWIVFARDMSIKLEYQLQINSFKTIDGRGAKVTISSSVSTCLDMTNVTNVIIHGLRVHDCSEDGMTVTNSSHIWIDHCSLSRCGDGLLDVVHGSTMVTISNNYLTHHNKVMLLGNSDENVDDKKMRVTVAFNHFGEGLNQRLPRCRFGVFHIVNNHYTHWLTYAIGGSSAPTIYSQGNRFLNSDVLASKTQKRNGKHGIGDLKAIYF, from the exons ATTTGCAGGGATTTAGAATTGTGTAGAAACAATTTGACAGGAAACCCAATCGATGATTGCTGGCGTTATGACCGTCACTGGGCTAAAAACCGACAAGACCTGGCTAAATGCAGCATTGGTTTTGGCAGGAGGGCGAAAGGTGGCTTTAATGGCTCGATCTATGTGGTCACAGACCCGAGGGATGACCGTCATAACCCTCAAGTGGGCACATTGAGGTACGGTGCCATGCAGGATCGACCATTATGGATCGTTTTTGCGAGGGATATGTCGATCAAGCTTGAATACCAATTACAGATTAATTCATTCAAGACGATAGATGGCAGAGGAGCTAAAGTTACCATCTCGTCTAGCGTAAGTACATGCTTAGACATGACAAACGTGACCAATGTAATCATACACGGTCTTCGGGTACATGACTGCTCTGAAGATGGGATGACCGTTACCAACTCGAGCCATATATGGATAGATCATTGCTCATTGTCAAGATGCGGAGATGGGTTGCTCGATGTTGTCCATGGTTCGACAATGGTAACCATATCTAACAACTACTTGACCCATCATAATAAGGTCATGCTCTTGGGGAACAGCGATGAAAATGTAGACGATAAGAAAATGCGAGTTACCGTTGCATTCAACCATTTTGGTGAAGGGCTTAATCAGAGACTTCCAAG GTGTAGATTTGGTGTTTTCCATATCGTAAATAATCACTACACTCACTGGCTGACATACGCCATTGGTGGAAGCTCAGCTCCAACGATCTATAGCCAAGGCAATAGATTCCTGAACAGTGATGTACTAGCTAGTAAAACG CAGAAGAGGAATGGAAAACATGGAATTGGAGATCTGAAGGCGATTTACTTTTAA
- the LOC141618472 gene encoding serine/threonine-protein kinase TIO, producing the protein MGVENYHVIELVGEGSFGKVYKGRRKFSGQTVAMKFIMKHGKSDKDLHNLRQEIEILRKLKHENIIEMLDSFETPQEFCVVTEFAQGELFEILEDDKCLPEEQVRAIAKQLVRALHYLHSNRIIHRDMKPQNILIGSGSVVKLCDFGFARAMSMNTVVLRSIKGTPLYMAPELVREQPYNHTADLWSLGVILYELFVGQPPFYTNSVYALIRHIIKDPVKYPENISPDFKSFLKGLLNKVPQQRLSWPALLEHPFVKETSAGTQGLHSSEKSSTRCEAACKVEAPKIPLPVRPNNATLSSGHCDSEPSASEIVLTEEVTGVTGSLPLDRLESNSRTVKSAKLLGQEKEALALILEPVRFLSKGINSGRKEDILRLNQSFRILSNLVAADAIAHANRDEIIFELLGLTSALLGQKKIDNYDVIAKSFSIIRRLVDGGGDNYGSSSFTQWVTLVELFLQVVSSSEDSSGRVLYESTSCVAIMLNQVSSALKATDVSGPKETIDTLKKILDHAKTSGLVDHLCMCLATAGTGLTSSPSFQRSASEGCKALCFLIDALENMSNKVKPWIFPLTLHQSHSLVRLDIKDLDWSPDTGTDCKKIIEALTGMFLKSKPVFVAIYYCLRQRNEAVLLATIQLLVRCCTHSTKMPSVLCGLPSSLPVTTVVSGGEDSSFIPEIFSIISQCGFSMNKDSPSVDAKGLTCKFTNPHELALQSCLLLTTIAQSFKSAGRNSSSFILTASSRNQQSRLSSLANLFSCKDGGASLFKSHCASAMLAFASIVYLDSGASLSDIAMPLVPCTTTLYEHLKINHKELDESNCSTNCMLSQWHGMRDGCVGLLEYKLKQGGPLAAQQVCASGLPQFLLDLLGNNVHVQNQGTNHVKDSVGLSPFGVTWAVSSLSFCLSGGALTFRQILLRNEHVKCISDLVSDAHLRLLKSWFGPGGGKNGVRDTINVVIDFLAFPFVAVQSASGFPSPTASVSSGFLLNVGSPGARVCKEDFNTLKAIQESVDKYTGILVEAGVPARVLRCADGLELKDTGRVVAFLAKMVSYERLTILVGKGILETNRIRRLIDGSSPRDVILNVLMIVSDLARFDKGFYEYIDKASILMRLKELLICEDHTLREKACSAIGNMCRHSSYFYNSLSRHGIIGHLIDRCADPDKPTRKYACFAIGNAAFHNELLYEELRRSIPQLTKLLLSPEEDKIKANAAGALSNLVRNSNKLCEDMVTKGAIQALLQVVSECSVAALNPPRKDAINESPLKIVLFALGKMCAHSSCRQCICSSELFPVMGQLRQSPDTNIAKYAASIYRKANEV; encoded by the exons atgggGGTTGAAAATTACCATGTAATTGAGCTTGTTGGTGAAGGTTCATTTGGTAAGGTCTATAAAGGAAGGCGAAAATTTAGTGGACAG ACAGTTGCAATGAAGTTTATAATGAAGCATGGAAAGAGTGATAAAGATCTTCATAATCTCCGTCAGGAAATCGAG ATTCTCCGAAAGCTGAAACATGAAAATATAATAGAAATGCTGGACTCCTTTGAGACTCCACAAGAATTCTGTGTCGTAACTGAATTTGCCCAG GGTGAACTATTTGAGATTCTCGAGGATGATAAATGCCTACCCGAAGAGCAAGTACGAGCAATTGCGAAGCAATTG GTTAGAGCATTGCATTACTTGCATTCCAACCGAATCATTCACAGGGACATGAAGCCACAAAATATACTCATTGGCTCAGGCTCTGTTGTTAAG CTCTGTGATTTCGGATTCGCTCGTGCCATGTCAATGAACACTGTTGTTCTCCGGTCAATCAAAG GTACTCCGTTGTACATGGCTCCAGAGCTTGTTCGTGAACAGCCATACAACCACACCGCTGACTTGTGGTCTCTCGGAGTAATTCT GTATGAGCTTTTTGTCGGTCAACCTCCGTTTTATACGAATTCAGTTTATGCACTTATTAGGCATATTATTAAG GACCCAGTTAAATATCCGGAAAACATCAGCCCTGATTTCAAAAGCTTCTTAAAGGGACTGCTGAACAAG GTCCCACAACAGAGACTTTCTTGGCCAGCTCTTCTCGAGCACCCTTTTGTTAAAGAAACTTCTGCAGGCACACAG GGGTTGCATTCTTCTGAAAAGTCATCAACGAGGTGTGAAGCTGCATGTAAAGTAGAAGCTCCGAAAATTCCTTTGCCTGTTCGCCCCAACAATGCTACTCTTAGTA GCGGTCACTGTGATTCTGAACCCAGTGCATCTGAGATAGTTCTGACTGAGGAGGTAACTGGAGTTACAG GAAGCCTTCCCCTGGATCGACTTGAAAGTAATTCACGTACTGTCAAGAGTGCAAAGTTGTTAGGCCAAGAAAAAGAGGCGCTGGCTCTTATTCTGGAACCAGTTAGATTTTTATCTAAAGGCATCAACTCGGGCAG GAAGGAGGATATTCTTCGTTTAAATCAATCATTCAGAATTCTTTCAAACTTAGTAGCTGCTGATGCTATTGCACATGCTAACCGAGATGAAATTATTTTTGAGCTTCTTGGACTGACGTCCGCTCTTCTTGGCCAAAAGAAGATTGATAACTATGACGTGATTGCTAAG AGTTTCTCAATCATAAGGAGATTGGTTGATGGCGGTGGGGACAACTATGGTAGCTCAAGTTTCACTCAGTGGGTAACCCTAGTCGAGTTGTTCTTGCAG GTTGTTAGTAGCTCAGAAGATTCGAGTGGCAGAGTTCTGTATGAGTCCACCTCTTGCGTTGCAATTATGTTGAATCAAGTTTCATCTGCTTTGAAAGCAACTGATGTTTCTGGGCCCAAAGAAACTATCGATACCTTAAAGAAAATTCTTGACCATGCAAAAACGAGTGGTTTAGTTGATCACCTATGCATGTGTCTGGCCACAGCAGGGACAGGTCTCACTAGTTCGCCTTCTTTTCAACGTTCTGCTTCTGAAGGGTGCAAAGCGCTTTGTTTTCTGATAGATGCCTTGGAAAATATGTCCAACAAAGTTAAACCTTGGATATTTCCTCTCACCTTGCATCAGAGCCATTCGTTAGTTCGACTTGACATCAAGGACCTTGACTGGTCTCCTGATACTGGAACTGATTGTAAAAAGATTATTGAGGCTCTAACAGGAATGTTCCTCAAATCCAAACCGGTTTTTGTTGCGATATACTACTGCCTCCGCCAGCGTAATGAAGCTGTACTCCTAGCGACTATTCAG CTACTTGTTCGGTGCTGCACACACAGTACCAAAATGCCAAGTGTTCTTTGTGGCCTTCCCAGTTCGTTGCCTGTCACAACTGTTGTAAGTGGTGGCGAGGATTCATCATTTATTCCCGAGATATTCTCCATAATCTCTCAATGTGGTTTCTCTATGAACAAAGACTCACCATCTGTTGATGCTAAGGGCTTGACATGCAAGTTCACCAATCCTCATGAGCTTGCTTTGCAATCATGTCTGCTTCTTACGACAATTGCCCAATCTTTTAAGTCAGCAGGAAGAAATTCTTCATCGTTTATTCTTACTGCATCTTCAAGAAACCAACAATCAAGACTTTCATCACTTGCCAATCTTTTTTCTTGTAAAGATGGAGGAGCCAGCTTATTTAAATCTCATTGTGCATCAGCTATGCTTGCTTTTGCATCTATTGTATATCTCGACTCTGGAGCTTCTCTATCAGATATTGCAATGCCCCTAGTCCCTTGTACTACTACACTTTATGAACACCTCAAAATAAATCATAAAGAATTGGATGAAAGCAACTGTTCAACAAACTGTATGCTGTCACAGTGGCATGGGATGAGAGATGGATGTGTTGGCTTGCTCGAGTATAAACTGAAACAGGGAGGACCATTAGCCGCTCAGCAAGTTTGTGCTAGTGGACTCCCACAATTTCTTCTAGATTTGCTGGGAAACAATGTTCATGTCCAAAATCAAGGAACCAATCATGTAAAGGATTCTGTTGGGCTGTCTCCTTTTGGGGTTACATGGGCCGTTTCATCTTTAAGCTTTTGTCTTTCAGGTGGTGCTTTAACTTTTCGACAAATACTTCTGAGGAATGAACATGTCAAATGTATCAGTGATTTGGTTTCTGATGCTCATCTTAGGCTCCTTAAATCGTGGTTTGGGCCTGGAGGGGGGAAGAATGGAGTGAGGGATACAATAAATGTGGTGATTGATTTTCTTGCTTTCCCTTTTGTCGCTGTTCAAAGTGCTTCTGGTTTTCCGTCCCCAACTGCCTCGGTAAGCAGCGGGTTTCTTCTAAATGTGGGCTCCCCTGGTGCAAGAGTATGCAAGGAGGACTTTAATACTCTGAAAGCTATACAGGAAAGCGTTGATAAGTACACTGGGATTCTTGTAGAG GCTGGAGTTCCCGCCAGAGTTCTACGATGTGCTGATGGTTTGGAGTTGAAGGACACAGGAAGGGTTGTGGCATTCCTTGCTAAAATGGTTAGCTATGAACGATTGACAATCCTTGTGGGAAAGGGAATACTAGAAACTAACAGAATAAGGAGATTGATTGATGGTTCCTCTCCTAGAGATGTCATTCTTAATGTCCTTATGATAGTATCTGATCTTGCTCGTTTTGATAAG GGTTTCTACGAGTATATTGACAAGGCAAGTATCCTGATGCGGCTAAAGGAGTTACTCATTTGTGAAGATCATACCTTACGAGAAAAGGCCTGTAGTGCTATAGGCAATATGTGTCGGCATAGCTCTTACTTCTATAATTCTCTG TCAAGGCACGGTATCATCGGTCATCTCATTGATCGATGCGCTGACCCAGATAAGCCTACAAGGAAATACGCCTGTTTTGCT ATTGGAAACGCAGCTTTCCATAACGAACTCTTGTATGAAGAACTGAGAAGATCCATACCTCAACTAACTAAACTGCTACTTTCACCGGAGGAAGATAAAATAAAAGCGAATGCTGCTGGTGCGCTTAGCAATCTTGTTCGCAACTCCAACAAGCTCTGTGAAGATATGGTGACTAAGGGTGCAATCCAG GCCTTACTTCAAGTGGTTTCGGAGTGCTCAGTGGCAGCATTGAATCCCCCAAGAAAGGACGCGATAAATGAATCTCCTCTAAAGATCGTTTTATTTGCGTTAGGAAAGATGTGTGCACATTCTTCTTGCAGGCAGTGTATTTGTTCGTCAGAGTTGTTCCCAGTCATGGGACAACTTCGTCAATCACCTGACACTAACATCGCCAAGTATGCTGCCTCAATCTATCGTAAAGCAAATGAAGTTTGA